The Sulfurospirillum tamanense DNA segment CACAGACAAGGAGTATTTGCTTAAAGCAGTTGATTTGCATCTTGAGCACTACATCGTAAAACCTATAAATCTCACCACTTTAACTGATGCGCTTTTACGGTGCGCCAAACGCATCTCAAAGCATCAGAGTTTGCATATTAAATTACCTAAAGATTACACATACGATGCTGATCACAAAGAGCTTAGGTATTACAATAAGCTTATAAAACTTACCAAAAAAGAGGTTGGATTTT contains these protein-coding regions:
- a CDS encoding winged helix-turn-helix domain-containing protein, whose translation is TDKEYLLKAVDLHLEHYIVKPINLTTLTDALLRCAKRISKHQSLHIKLPKDYTYDADHKELRYYNKLIKLTKKEVGFLELLLANTHRVVTYQELQDNVWQDDVMTDSALRSLVRNLRKKLPSDFITNLSGVGYKIALH